In Solanum lycopersicum chromosome 5, SLM_r2.1, the following are encoded in one genomic region:
- the LOC138348979 gene encoding putative B3 domain-containing protein At1g51970, whose protein sequence is MSNQKPFLSLKKTFFYNFFPSKVEEETCKLNNTAHVVTRELIQIRDICPPPKIDLKNPWQIKKKITCDEVIVGKLVIPFSDTFEYILQYWTLDAAKNLENGCDVLVDMWDVTEENIIEKYQGESVFLRKLHNDDFYLSCRKLFNSRKLNVGDEIGLYWDPKSSSLMFKLLS, encoded by the coding sequence ATGTCTAATCAAAAACCTTTTCTTAGCcttaagaaaacatttttttataatttctttccatctaaagttgaagaagaaacttGCAAACTAAACAACACTGCACATGTAGTGACTCGAGAACTAATTCAAATAAGGGACATATGCCCTCCACCAAAAATCGATTTGAAAAACCCCTGGCAGATCAAgaaaaagattacctgtgacgAGGTTATTGTAGGAAAACTGGTGATTCCGTTTTCTGACACGTTTGAGTACATTCTCCAATACTGGACGTTGGATGCGGCCAAAAATTTGGAGAATGGGTGTGATGTACTTGTTGACATGTGGGATGTAACTGAGGAGAATATCATTGAGAAGTATCAAGGTGAAAGTGTTTTCTTAAGGAAATTGCACAATGATGACTTTTATCTTTCATGCAGGAAATTGTTCAACAGTCGTAAACTAAATGTTGGTGATGAAATTGGACTTTATTGGGatcctaaatcttcaagtttaaTGTTCAAATTACTTTCTTAG